Proteins encoded together in one Musa acuminata AAA Group cultivar baxijiao chromosome BXJ3-6, Cavendish_Baxijiao_AAA, whole genome shotgun sequence window:
- the LOC135639372 gene encoding CBBY-like protein gives MAAAAAASASSVASSSLVPKKTFSFAPLHASLPVPKFLNGSGRRPSSSSSLRKTGWGSVLVAPSGRKAVVCSSSSSSSSLPLPAALLFDCDGVLVDTEKDGHRISFNETFAERELGVSWDVQLYGELLKIGGGKERMTAYFDKTGWPVKAPKTEEERKEFIASLHKRKTELFMALIEKKLLPLRPGVERLIDEALAKGVKVAVCSTSNEKAVAAIVSFLLGPDKADKITIFAGDVVPRKKPDPAIYLLAAETLGVDPSSCVVVEDSAIGLSAAKAAGMTCIVTKSGYTAEENFVTADAVFDCIGDPPEVRFDLTFCANLLQKQYVS, from the exons atggccgccgccgctgctgcttctGCTTCATCCGTCGCTTCCTCGTCTCTAGTACCAAAGAAAACCTTCTCCTTCGCTCCACTCCACGCTTCTTTGCCGGTTCCCAAGTTCCTCAATGGAAGTGGGAGGAGaccgtcttcctcctcttccctgAGGAAGACTGGGTGGGGCAGTGTATTGGTCGCTCCCAGTGGCCGGAAAGCTGTGGTTTGTTCCtcttcatcgtcgtcgtcgtcgctccCTCTTCCTGCGGCGTTGCTCTTTGATTGTGATGGTGTCCTCGTCGACACGGAGAAGGATGGGCACCGCATATCGTTCAATGAGACCTTTGCTGAG AGGGAATTGGGAGTCAGTTGGGATGTACAGCTTTATGGCGAATTACTCAAGATTGGTGGTGGGAAGGAGAG AATGACAGCATATTTTGACAAGACGGGCTGGCCAGTTAAAGCCCCAAAgacagaagaagaaagaaaagaatttaTAGCTTCTCTTCACAAGAGAAAGACAGAATTATTTATGGCTCTTATTGAGAAGAAGCTGCTTCCACTTCGTCCTGGTGTTGAAAG GTTGATTGATGAGGCTCTAGCAAAAGGAGTAAAAGTTGCTGTATGTAGTACTTCGAATGAGAAGGCG gttgcagcaatagtttcatttTTACTAGGCCCTGATAAAGCAGATAAGATAACAATATTTGCTGGAGATGTTGTTCCTCGCAAAAAGCCTGATCCG GCCATCTACTTGTTAGCAGCTGAAACTCTTGGTGTAGATCCATCTAG CTGTGTTGTGGTAGAAGACAGTGCCATAGGTCTATCAGCTGCCAAAGCTGCTGGGATGACGTGCATAGTAACAAAGAGCGG ATACACAGCCGAAGAGAACTTTGTGACAGCAGATGCAGTTTTTGATTGCATAGGAGACCCTCCTGAAGTGCGGTTTGACTTGACTTTCTGTGCCAACCTTCTCCAGAAGCAATATGTCAGCTAA